A section of the Paenibacillus yonginensis genome encodes:
- the fliY gene encoding flagellar motor switch phosphatase FliY, giving the protein MTSKDYLSQEEIDALLKQASQETLEPTVDDYLTALEQDALGEIGNITFGSAATALSALLNRKVDITTPKVSIIKRSDFDEVFPKPHVAVHVTYVDGFEGINSLVIKKRDAQIIADLMLGGEGNPADEELNEIHVSAVQEAMNQMMGSSATSMSTIFNRFVNISPPAIDILNVENGEGVSNLPPDEVLIKISFRLTIGDLIDSTIMQLLPVQFAKEMVRNLIGGSEPEPASSASETAAAVEAPERSAQASAPEQAAPAQPQAHAPAQSQAQQIPPQMPQQQGYYDPNGMPPNYGYAQPQHYGAPAGRNINVQPVQFSNLQAPSFDHIDENNLNLLMDIPLKVTVELGRTQKQIKDILELSQGSIIELDKLAGEPVDILVNNKLIAKGEVVVIDENFGVRVTDIVSQWDRIQKLQ; this is encoded by the coding sequence TTGACGAGTAAAGATTATTTGTCCCAGGAAGAAATAGATGCGCTGCTGAAACAAGCCAGTCAGGAGACTCTTGAACCTACGGTTGATGATTATTTGACGGCGCTTGAGCAGGATGCGCTGGGGGAAATCGGGAACATTACTTTCGGCAGTGCAGCAACGGCCCTCTCGGCTTTGCTCAACCGGAAAGTGGACATCACCACACCAAAGGTGTCCATAATCAAACGCTCCGATTTTGATGAGGTATTTCCCAAACCACATGTAGCGGTTCACGTAACTTATGTAGATGGATTTGAGGGAATCAACTCACTCGTCATTAAAAAACGGGATGCACAAATCATCGCCGATTTAATGCTTGGGGGAGAAGGGAACCCGGCGGATGAAGAATTGAATGAAATTCACGTCAGTGCTGTGCAAGAAGCAATGAATCAAATGATGGGTTCGTCCGCAACGTCGATGTCTACAATTTTCAACCGATTTGTAAACATCTCTCCGCCTGCTATCGATATTTTGAATGTGGAGAACGGAGAAGGCGTTTCGAACCTTCCGCCCGATGAAGTTCTAATCAAAATCTCTTTCCGTCTGACTATCGGGGATTTGATTGATTCGACGATCATGCAGCTTCTTCCGGTGCAGTTCGCCAAAGAGATGGTGAGAAACCTGATTGGAGGCTCAGAACCGGAGCCGGCATCTTCTGCGAGCGAAACCGCCGCGGCTGTTGAAGCTCCTGAACGCTCTGCGCAAGCGTCAGCACCTGAGCAGGCTGCACCTGCACAACCTCAGGCGCATGCGCCTGCTCAGTCTCAGGCCCAGCAGATACCGCCGCAAATGCCGCAGCAGCAGGGGTACTATGATCCTAATGGGATGCCGCCGAATTACGGATATGCACAACCTCAGCATTATGGTGCACCTGCGGGACGAAATATCAATGTCCAGCCGGTACAGTTTTCCAATTTGCAGGCGCCGTCTTTCGATCATATCGATGAAAATAATTTAAACTTATTGATGGACATACCCCTTAAAGTCACCGTAGAATTAGGAAGAACCCAAAAGCAAATCAAAGATATCCTGGAACTGTCGCAGGGGTCCATCATCGAGCTGGACAAGCTGGCCGGCGAACCTGTCGACATTCTGGTAAATAACAAGTTGATCGCAAAAGGTGAGGTAGTCGTAATTGACGAAAACTTCGGCGTCCGTGTTACCGATATCGTCAGCCAATGGGACCGTATACAAAAATTACAATAG
- the flhB gene encoding flagellar biosynthesis protein FlhB, protein MALALRYTLDLQLFAGEKTEKATPKKKQDARKKGQVAKSNDVSAALVLLSSFFALLMFGGYYKQHLVDLFKDFFLNRLTFDVTSQSVMTMFGNLAVQVALMLAPIFGVVMVVGILANYIQVGFLLTGESLKPKFSKIDPIKGFKNIFSMRSVIELLKSIFKLLVIFVVVYITLSGSRDEISKLGNVSVEAAFNYTAKLAVDLGIKIGAALLLLAFADYMYQRYSHAKSLRMSKQDIKDEYKKMEGDPLIKGKIRERQRRMALQRMMQEIPKADVIITNPTHFAVALKYDGSEMEAPQVIAKGQDYVALRIKEIAKEHGIITMENKPLARALFQRTEIGDSIPADLFQAVAEVLAYVYKLKGKVR, encoded by the coding sequence ATGGCCTTGGCACTCCGGTATACGCTTGATCTTCAGCTGTTTGCAGGGGAGAAAACGGAAAAAGCAACGCCAAAGAAAAAGCAGGATGCAAGGAAAAAAGGGCAGGTTGCCAAAAGCAACGATGTTTCAGCGGCGTTGGTTTTACTTTCTTCCTTTTTTGCTCTGCTGATGTTCGGCGGTTATTACAAACAGCATTTGGTCGATCTGTTTAAGGATTTTTTCCTGAACCGGCTTACTTTCGATGTGACCTCGCAAAGCGTGATGACCATGTTTGGCAATTTGGCGGTCCAGGTTGCGCTTATGCTTGCGCCGATCTTTGGTGTCGTCATGGTGGTTGGCATCCTGGCTAACTACATCCAGGTCGGTTTTTTACTGACAGGAGAATCTCTTAAGCCGAAGTTCAGCAAAATTGATCCGATCAAAGGGTTCAAAAATATTTTTTCGATGAGAAGTGTTATCGAGCTGCTTAAATCGATTTTTAAGCTGCTGGTCATCTTTGTTGTAGTTTATATCACCTTGTCCGGCTCAAGAGATGAAATTTCCAAGCTTGGAAATGTAAGCGTAGAGGCTGCTTTTAATTATACGGCCAAACTTGCTGTTGATCTTGGCATCAAAATTGGTGCGGCTTTATTGCTGCTCGCTTTTGCCGACTATATGTACCAGCGTTATTCCCATGCCAAAAGCTTGCGGATGAGCAAACAGGATATTAAAGACGAATATAAGAAAATGGAAGGCGATCCGCTTATTAAAGGCAAAATCCGCGAACGACAGCGCAGAATGGCCCTGCAGCGCATGATGCAGGAAATTCCGAAAGCGGATGTCATCATTACGAACCCTACACATTTTGCTGTAGCGCTTAAATATGACGGAAGTGAAATGGAGGCTCCTCAGGTGATCGCAAAAGGCCAGGATTACGTGGCTCTGCGAATTAAGGAAATAGCCAAGGAGCACGGCATTATAACGATGGAAAATAAGCCGCTCGCCCGCGCGCTGTTTCAAAGGACGGAAATCGGCGATTCGATTCCGGCGGATTTGTTCCAGGCGGTGGCCGAGGTTCTGGCCTATGTATATAAATTAAAAGGCAAAGTGAGATAG
- a CDS encoding TIGR02530 family flagellar biosynthesis protein produces MSDSFTVGRLYPGRLQPGSLTQPAVKSNSSAAESSASFQNVLNQEMVRFSNHAAKRLEQRGIQLRPEQLGQIGQAIDDAAAKGSKDSLILMKDMAFIVNVGNRTVVTAMDGKSMKNNVFTQIDSAVIIH; encoded by the coding sequence ATGAGTGACTCCTTTACAGTAGGCCGGCTGTACCCCGGACGATTACAGCCAGGCTCGTTAACCCAGCCGGCAGTCAAGTCCAATTCCTCCGCTGCGGAAAGCTCTGCTTCCTTTCAGAACGTTCTGAATCAGGAGATGGTGCGGTTCAGCAATCATGCTGCCAAAAGACTGGAGCAGCGCGGCATTCAGCTGAGGCCGGAACAGCTTGGCCAAATCGGACAAGCCATTGATGACGCCGCAGCCAAAGGTTCAAAGGATTCGCTGATCTTAATGAAGGATATGGCTTTCATCGTAAATGTCGGGAATCGAACCGTTGTAACGGCCATGGATGGAAAAAGTATGAAAAACAATGTATTTACGCAGATCGACAGTGCCGTCATCATCCATTAA
- the fliR gene encoding flagellar biosynthetic protein FliR has protein sequence MEIMQALPVFMLIFCRITAFFVVAPVFSARTVPNTFKVGFSGILAVLIFLIYGTKQTVPTDLTYILFILREILIGLLMGYVATLMFTVITMAGAFLDIQIGFGIANVLDPMTGASAPITGNFKYAIATLFFLGMNGHHYLIQAMLKSYDWIPLSNDVFARTASGSINEFLVSAFSHSFMLAFQIASPIIVALFLTDVALGFLAKTAPQYNIFVIGVPLKILVGLVLLLVFMPSLVYSFQQLFETLFKALENLMGTMGSRP, from the coding sequence ATGGAGATTATGCAGGCCTTACCTGTTTTTATGCTTATTTTTTGTCGAATCACCGCTTTTTTTGTTGTCGCACCTGTCTTTAGTGCGAGAACGGTGCCGAACACGTTTAAAGTGGGATTCTCAGGCATCTTGGCTGTATTGATTTTTTTGATCTATGGGACCAAACAAACGGTTCCTACGGATCTAACTTATATTCTGTTTATTTTACGGGAGATTTTGATCGGCCTGCTCATGGGGTACGTGGCAACCTTAATGTTCACGGTGATTACTATGGCGGGCGCTTTCCTGGATATTCAAATCGGTTTTGGCATCGCCAACGTGCTGGACCCGATGACAGGAGCCTCGGCACCCATTACGGGGAATTTCAAATATGCGATTGCTACTTTGTTTTTCCTGGGAATGAACGGTCATCATTATTTGATCCAGGCCATGCTGAAGAGCTATGATTGGATTCCTCTTTCCAATGACGTCTTTGCACGGACAGCGAGCGGGAGCATCAATGAGTTCTTGGTTAGCGCGTTCAGCCATTCCTTTATGCTGGCGTTTCAGATCGCTTCTCCGATTATCGTGGCTTTGTTCCTGACAGATGTTGCCCTTGGCTTTCTGGCCAAAACGGCACCGCAGTATAACATCTTTGTCATCGGTGTTCCGCTGAAAATCCTTGTCGGACTGGTTCTTCTGCTGGTATTCATGCCAAGTCTGGTGTATTCCTTCCAGCAGTTGTTTGAAACCTTGTTTAAGGCGCTGGAGAATCTGATGGGGACAATGGGAAGTAGGCCGTAA
- the fliQ gene encoding flagellar biosynthesis protein FliQ yields MNSQFVIGLAGQAIYTVLKASAPMLIIALVVGLIISIFQATTQIQEQTLAFVPKIVAVLVAMLLFGPWILTTLVDFTYSILNNLSRYIG; encoded by the coding sequence ATGAATTCGCAATTTGTCATTGGACTGGCGGGGCAGGCCATTTATACGGTTCTTAAAGCCAGCGCGCCAATGCTCATTATTGCTCTGGTTGTCGGATTGATCATCAGTATTTTTCAGGCAACAACCCAAATTCAGGAGCAGACACTGGCATTCGTTCCTAAAATTGTAGCCGTTCTTGTCGCTATGCTTCTGTTTGGCCCCTGGATTCTGACCACCTTAGTGGATTTTACTTATAGCATTTTGAATAATTTGTCCCGCTATATCGGATAG
- a CDS encoding flagellar biosynthetic protein FliO, whose protein sequence is MFIGLAASENNGIDGYSSPIGNVFTVIAVLAVIIVLIVLLIRFLGNRNLAMSKSRSIRTLGAVGLGPNKSVQVLEIGGRIYVVGVGEDVTVLDKILDPAEAALLLQSFEEASPDFKNWTSAVSSFAARFRKEEPPVEEEIDEAAFHEVFESKLRKLPNRKQQVKDILQEDQSTDRSRDS, encoded by the coding sequence ATGTTTATTGGACTAGCAGCATCAGAAAACAACGGCATCGATGGTTATTCAAGCCCGATAGGCAATGTGTTTACAGTTATTGCGGTTCTGGCTGTCATTATTGTCCTCATCGTGCTGCTGATCCGGTTTCTAGGCAACCGAAATTTAGCCATGTCCAAAAGCCGTTCCATCCGAACGCTTGGTGCGGTGGGATTGGGTCCGAACAAATCGGTTCAGGTACTGGAAATTGGCGGTCGTATTTATGTCGTGGGTGTTGGGGAAGACGTAACGGTACTCGATAAAATTCTGGATCCGGCAGAAGCTGCTCTGCTTCTCCAGAGCTTTGAAGAAGCAAGTCCCGATTTCAAGAATTGGACTTCTGCCGTTTCTTCTTTCGCCGCCCGCTTTCGGAAAGAAGAGCCTCCTGTGGAGGAAGAAATAGACGAAGCTGCTTTTCACGAGGTGTTTGAGTCAAAGCTGAGAAAGCTGCCGAATCGCAAACAGCAGGTGAAGGATATCCTTCAGGAGGATCAATCTACAGATCGGTCGAGGGACTCATGA
- a CDS encoding flagellar hook-length control protein FliK, producing MSSIQNTPAASTAAAASGGSTGTAGAAASAGSGAASASGAAAGASGTAAGSKAAQGATFSGTLIQFMAGIPAEAGDSTQKAGNLSDENAGLQLAASILALLNGGKPAASGEAETSSPGTNASGLSKALDALADLLQNSKDLQDLITADPQLMTQLQLWIQQAMQLLQGMGDLQAGTAKGELPAAAASTPGSGLSELPLLAKQPDTIKFALLDMIQSLKELAGNAGSAGMTSQLKGSFDQLVSSLQKTLGMLQNPNVQAQNPQLTVQADNGFAPADPTTVQGDKTADRQIQPAQLLSVQTAQTTENNASSQNQSSDQPPFSGTNVVTAGQLQLRDGMAAVQKAPAPVPVEQFAQEMTRFVVSKLDIVKLQGVSEAKISLTPEHLGQVDIRITLHNGQLVAQFVTEHAFAKDSLEQQMSQLRTALQSQGLQVEKLEVTQNSSLSSHMYQDGKQSGNGSQQRQNNRRRTGEEDDGLTSLDSIEEWNDWVREVQAKQENYGSSFVAKA from the coding sequence ATGAGTTCGATTCAAAACACACCAGCCGCTTCGACAGCCGCGGCAGCATCCGGTGGTTCAACAGGAACAGCGGGGGCAGCAGCTTCTGCGGGTTCTGGAGCTGCTTCGGCTTCTGGCGCAGCAGCCGGGGCTTCCGGGACTGCAGCGGGCAGCAAAGCCGCGCAGGGAGCTACATTCAGCGGGACACTTATTCAGTTCATGGCAGGTATTCCGGCTGAAGCTGGCGACTCTACGCAGAAAGCCGGCAACCTTTCGGATGAAAACGCCGGTCTGCAGCTGGCAGCTTCTATCTTGGCTCTGCTGAACGGGGGGAAGCCGGCAGCTTCTGGAGAGGCGGAGACAAGCAGTCCAGGCACTAACGCAAGCGGGTTGTCCAAGGCGCTTGATGCTCTTGCCGACTTGCTGCAAAACTCCAAAGATCTTCAAGACTTGATAACAGCCGATCCGCAGCTCATGACGCAGCTTCAGCTGTGGATTCAGCAGGCGATGCAGCTGCTTCAAGGAATGGGCGATTTGCAGGCAGGAACAGCAAAAGGGGAATTACCTGCCGCAGCCGCTTCCACCCCGGGTTCTGGACTTTCCGAGTTGCCTCTGCTAGCCAAACAGCCGGATACCATTAAGTTTGCTTTGCTGGATATGATTCAATCTTTGAAGGAGCTTGCAGGTAACGCTGGTTCAGCAGGGATGACGTCCCAACTGAAAGGTTCGTTCGACCAGCTGGTGTCTTCTTTGCAGAAAACGCTGGGAATGCTGCAGAACCCTAATGTTCAAGCACAAAATCCGCAGCTGACTGTTCAAGCAGACAATGGGTTTGCTCCAGCCGATCCAACAACGGTCCAAGGCGATAAAACGGCAGATCGGCAGATACAGCCTGCCCAGCTTCTGTCCGTACAAACGGCTCAAACTACGGAGAACAACGCTTCTTCGCAAAACCAGTCTTCTGATCAGCCGCCTTTCTCGGGAACTAATGTGGTAACCGCCGGGCAGCTCCAGCTCAGAGACGGTATGGCTGCTGTGCAGAAAGCGCCAGCGCCTGTGCCGGTTGAACAGTTTGCCCAAGAAATGACGCGGTTTGTAGTGAGCAAACTTGATATCGTCAAGCTGCAGGGCGTTTCGGAAGCTAAGATCTCTTTAACTCCGGAGCATCTGGGACAAGTAGATATCCGCATTACTTTGCATAATGGACAGCTTGTGGCCCAGTTTGTAACTGAGCATGCTTTCGCCAAAGATTCGCTTGAACAGCAGATGTCTCAGCTTCGGACGGCGCTTCAATCCCAGGGGCTGCAGGTAGAGAAGCTTGAGGTGACGCAGAACAGTTCTTTATCTTCCCACATGTATCAAGACGGCAAGCAGTCGGGAAACGGCTCGCAGCAGCGTCAGAACAACCGCCGCCGTACAGGCGAGGAGGATGACGGATTAACAAGTCTCGATTCGATTGAGGAATGGAATGATTGGGTTAGAGAAGTGCAGGCCAAACAGGAGAACTACGGAAGTTCCTTTGTAGCTAAGGCCTAA
- a CDS encoding flagellar hook capping FlgD N-terminal domain-containing protein, with protein MADSIPTNVSWPNYSASNVQTAAAKDTQSLGKDQFLKILITQLQNQDPMQPMEDKEFIAQMAQFTSVEQLVNISSQLNTMSLSLGSVSSLIGKEATWMQDNSDSSKAYVIDGDTASDDGYTLKGIIDGIVVRSGIQYAKIGSNEVPVTKILQIDNPDDAAPSGEDNSKTGDQSEQNPAGSGL; from the coding sequence ATGGCAGACAGTATTCCTACAAATGTAAGCTGGCCGAATTATTCAGCTTCGAATGTTCAAACTGCGGCAGCCAAAGACACACAATCCTTAGGCAAAGACCAGTTCCTGAAAATTCTGATCACACAGCTGCAGAATCAGGATCCTATGCAGCCTATGGAAGACAAAGAGTTTATAGCGCAGATGGCTCAGTTTACTTCGGTAGAGCAGCTTGTCAATATTTCAAGCCAGCTGAACACCATGAGTTTGTCGCTGGGCAGCGTATCCAGTCTGATTGGCAAGGAAGCGACCTGGATGCAGGACAATTCCGATTCTTCGAAAGCTTACGTCATTGATGGCGATACAGCCAGTGACGATGGTTATACCTTAAAAGGCATCATTGATGGAATTGTGGTTCGCTCGGGCATTCAATACGCCAAAATTGGCAGCAATGAAGTTCCTGTAACCAAAATTCTGCAAATCGACAATCCTGACGATGCGGCCCCTTCGGGTGAAGACAACAGTAAGACGGGGGATCAGAGTGAGCAGAACCCGGCGGGGAGCGGCTTATGA
- a CDS encoding flagellar FlbD family protein: MISVTRINGTSFWVNAIMIESVEETPDTYITLVTGKRLIVLEKAAEVLQKIQDYYKEIGMHAAAIKVQQTEELS; the protein is encoded by the coding sequence ATGATTTCAGTTACCAGAATTAACGGAACATCATTTTGGGTAAATGCCATTATGATTGAATCCGTGGAAGAAACACCGGACACTTACATAACTCTAGTGACCGGTAAGCGTTTGATCGTGTTGGAGAAAGCGGCGGAGGTACTGCAGAAAATCCAGGATTATTATAAGGAAATTGGTATGCATGCAGCTGCTATTAAAGTGCAACAAACGGAGGAATTATCATGA
- the flgG gene encoding flagellar basal body rod protein FlgG: protein MLRSMYSGVSGMRGFQTKLDVIGNNIANVNTVGFKSGRVMFKDIMSQTVSGVTAPVDGESAGVNAKQIGLGVSIGSIDTLHTAGSAQTTNNPLDLRLDGDGFFLVKMTPDQDMPYLTRAGDFHMDAAGNLVTSDGLFVCDSAGDPITIDTENVTAFTISQDGTIVQKLADGTTENGVQVGVGKVVNPEGLEKIGGNLYRMTLNANPDGELEPTTANNAEVGTGAIISGQLEMSNVDLTGEFTEMIVAQRGFQANSRIITTSDEVLQEVVNLKR from the coding sequence ATGTTAAGATCCATGTATTCGGGCGTTTCGGGCATGCGGGGATTTCAAACCAAACTGGACGTTATCGGCAACAACATTGCCAATGTAAATACAGTTGGCTTTAAATCCGGCCGTGTAATGTTTAAAGATATTATGAGCCAAACCGTTTCGGGGGTTACAGCACCAGTTGATGGGGAATCCGCCGGCGTCAATGCAAAACAGATCGGCTTAGGTGTATCTATCGGTTCTATCGATACCCTACACACGGCCGGCAGTGCACAGACAACTAATAATCCGTTGGATCTTCGTCTGGATGGCGATGGATTTTTCCTGGTAAAAATGACGCCCGATCAAGATATGCCTTATTTAACACGGGCAGGAGACTTTCATATGGATGCGGCAGGCAACCTTGTCACTTCCGATGGATTGTTTGTTTGTGATTCTGCTGGGGATCCCATTACGATCGACACAGAGAATGTTACGGCGTTCACTATTTCCCAGGACGGCACAATTGTTCAAAAACTGGCTGATGGCACTACGGAAAATGGTGTTCAAGTTGGAGTGGGAAAGGTCGTCAACCCGGAAGGTCTTGAAAAAATTGGCGGCAACCTGTACCGGATGACGCTCAACGCTAACCCTGATGGTGAACTTGAGCCGACAACAGCAAATAATGCGGAAGTGGGCACGGGTGCCATTATCTCCGGACAGCTGGAAATGTCCAACGTCGACCTGACGGGCGAGTTTACGGAAATGATCGTAGCTCAACGTGGATTCCAGGCCAATTCCCGTATTATTACAACTTCTGACGAGGTACTGCAGGAAGTTGTAAACCTGAAACGGTAG
- the fliP gene encoding flagellar type III secretion system pore protein FliP (The bacterial flagellar biogenesis protein FliP forms a type III secretion system (T3SS)-type pore required for flagellar assembly.) yields the protein MLFSVVSVTASAADPIPNINIQVGDSDGKPGTSSLSILLLVTVLSVAPAILVLMTSFTRIVVVLGFVRSSLGTQQAPPNQVLVGLALFMTLFIMSPTLSEVNQVALQPYLKGEISQTDALEKAAVPMKQFMYKHTRDKDLQLFLSYSKMERPKEVEDIPITVLVPAYAISELKTAFQMGFMIYIPFLIIDIVVSSTLMAMGMMMLPPVMISLPFKILLFVLVDGWYLVVKSLLESFGTS from the coding sequence ATGCTTTTCAGTGTTGTTTCGGTAACGGCTTCTGCGGCCGATCCGATACCGAACATTAATATACAAGTCGGCGATTCTGACGGAAAGCCGGGCACCAGCTCGCTTTCCATTCTGCTGCTTGTAACGGTGCTCAGCGTAGCGCCGGCCATTTTGGTCCTGATGACGAGTTTTACCCGAATTGTGGTGGTGCTTGGGTTTGTTAGAAGTTCGCTGGGCACGCAGCAGGCCCCGCCCAATCAGGTTCTGGTAGGGCTTGCCCTCTTTATGACCTTGTTCATCATGAGTCCAACCTTGTCGGAGGTCAACCAGGTAGCTCTCCAGCCCTATCTGAAGGGGGAAATTAGTCAGACGGACGCGCTGGAGAAAGCCGCTGTTCCTATGAAGCAGTTTATGTATAAACATACCCGCGACAAGGATCTGCAGCTGTTTCTGAGCTACAGCAAGATGGAGCGGCCGAAAGAGGTCGAAGACATTCCGATTACGGTACTGGTTCCGGCTTACGCGATCAGTGAACTGAAGACGGCGTTTCAAATGGGATTTATGATTTATATTCCTTTTCTAATTATCGATATTGTCGTGTCCAGCACCTTGATGGCGATGGGGATGATGATGCTTCCACCGGTTATGATCTCGCTTCCGTTCAAAATATTGCTTTTTGTTCTGGTCGATGGATGGTATCTGGTCGTGAAGTCACTGCTTGAAAGCTTCGGCACTTCATAG
- a CDS encoding response regulator, which yields MANRILIVDDAAFMRMMIRDILTKNGFEVVGEAQDGSQAIEKYKELRPDLITMDITMPEMDGIAALKEIKKIDASAKVIMCSAMGQQAMVIDAIQAGAKDFIVKPFQSDRVIEAINKTLGA from the coding sequence ATGGCAAACCGAATTTTGATTGTAGACGATGCAGCATTTATGAGAATGATGATCCGCGACATTTTGACTAAAAACGGCTTTGAGGTCGTAGGTGAAGCGCAGGACGGATCTCAGGCGATTGAGAAATATAAAGAACTGCGTCCCGATTTGATTACAATGGACATCACGATGCCTGAAATGGACGGCATTGCCGCTTTGAAAGAAATCAAGAAAATCGACGCTTCCGCGAAAGTGATCATGTGTTCCGCGATGGGGCAGCAAGCGATGGTTATTGATGCGATTCAAGCAGGCGCCAAAGACTTTATCGTCAAACCATTCCAATCTGACCGGGTTATTGAAGCAATCAATAAAACATTGGGCGCTTAG
- a CDS encoding flagellar basal body-associated FliL family protein yields the protein MKKMFPWLITMLLSITLIALAAFLIVKPGTSPAGGDASAKKTEAAHKLSADEIVKLTSVIDGIKTNLSDPSYILSINFAFQLNNEKAKAAFDKVAEYKVKPIIIKTLAEKKPEELTGAKGKDQLCTELLNKIDQVLPEGSLSQIEVTDFVMSAI from the coding sequence ATGAAAAAAATGTTTCCTTGGCTGATCACGATGCTGTTGTCGATAACGCTGATCGCGCTGGCAGCATTCCTGATCGTCAAACCCGGAACCAGCCCGGCAGGGGGAGATGCTTCGGCCAAAAAAACGGAAGCTGCCCACAAATTATCGGCTGACGAGATTGTGAAATTGACTTCCGTCATCGACGGCATTAAAACCAATTTGTCGGATCCCAGCTATATTCTGAGCATTAACTTTGCGTTTCAGCTGAACAATGAGAAGGCCAAAGCAGCTTTCGACAAAGTTGCAGAATATAAAGTGAAGCCGATCATTATTAAGACGCTGGCAGAGAAAAAGCCGGAGGAGCTGACGGGAGCTAAAGGAAAAGACCAACTTTGCACGGAGCTGCTGAACAAAATCGATCAAGTGCTGCCGGAAGGAAGCTTGTCCCAGATTGAAGTCACGGATTTCGTTATGTCCGCCATTTAG
- the fliM gene encoding flagellar motor switch protein FliM, with the protein MVDVLSQNEIDALLAALSSGEMDAEELKKEETQRKIRSYDFKRAVRFSKDHIRSLTRIHENFARYLTTYFSAQLRTFVQINVVQVEQLPYDEFIRSIPKMTILNIFEAEPLEGRMVLEVHPNVAYAMVDRLLGGTGTAPSKINSLTEIETIIMERIFSRAFESLQEAWKTVIDISPRMEGLETNPQFMQIVSPNETIALISLSTKIGDTTGMINLCIPHVVIEPIMPKLSVHHWFVSQKKSRAPEEVEALQSRVSKANLPIVAELGESKLTIREFLGLTVGDVISLDKPVNEGLSIRVGDRLKYRGSPGTLKDRVAVQIDEILSEGVEELDE; encoded by the coding sequence TTGGTAGACGTGTTATCGCAGAATGAAATTGACGCCTTGCTGGCGGCGCTCTCCTCGGGGGAAATGGATGCGGAGGAGCTTAAGAAGGAAGAAACTCAAAGAAAGATTCGCTCTTATGATTTTAAGCGTGCTGTTAGATTTTCCAAAGATCATATTCGTAGCTTGACTAGAATTCATGAGAATTTTGCGCGTTATTTAACCACTTATTTCTCGGCCCAGCTTCGGACTTTTGTTCAGATTAATGTCGTTCAGGTAGAACAGCTGCCTTATGATGAATTTATCCGCTCGATCCCTAAAATGACGATACTGAACATCTTTGAAGCAGAGCCGTTGGAAGGCCGGATGGTGCTTGAGGTTCATCCCAACGTGGCATATGCCATGGTAGACAGGCTTCTTGGCGGCACCGGAACCGCTCCTTCGAAAATCAATTCCTTGACGGAGATTGAAACCATTATTATGGAACGGATCTTTAGCCGGGCGTTTGAGAGTCTGCAGGAAGCATGGAAGACGGTCATTGACATCAGCCCCAGAATGGAAGGGCTGGAGACGAACCCGCAGTTTATGCAGATCGTTTCCCCCAACGAGACGATTGCGCTTATTTCGCTGAGCACCAAAATCGGGGATACAACCGGCATGATCAACCTTTGTATACCTCATGTCGTGATTGAACCCATAATGCCAAAGCTCTCGGTCCATCACTGGTTTGTCTCTCAGAAGAAATCCAGGGCGCCTGAAGAAGTAGAGGCTCTTCAATCCAGAGTCAGTAAGGCGAATTTGCCGATCGTTGCAGAATTAGGAGAGTCAAAGCTTACGATTCGGGAATTCCTTGGTTTGACAGTAGGCGATGTTATTTCTCTGGATAAGCCTGTTAATGAAGGCCTTTCTATTCGTGTAGGGGATCGGCTGAAATACAGAGGCAGTCCTGGTACGCTCAAAGATCGGGTTGCTGTTCAAATTGATGAGATTCTCAGTGAAGGAGTTGAAGAACTTGACGAGTAA